A genomic window from Tolypothrix sp. PCC 7910 includes:
- a CDS encoding MFS transporter — MKIWHRQFGESISNITYHYLPALRWRNFRLFFGGQLLSMSGTFMTQQLTIPWLVYDLTKSAWLLGVAGFVQFLPTLLLIPFSGILSDRWSRRDLLMLVQILGISVSLALTILTFTKWITFPSLLVLSVLNGLLKGLDMPVRHTIVTETVDDRADWSNAIALNSVMLSSSLVLGPAMGGILIATLGVEYCFLYDTLSYIPAILTILAMRLPVRPMEALSGIRDTLLKLWEGFEYVRQFYAIKVMLLMLTLNGLVGMSHIALMPVFAAKVLNGDATTMAHLSTSAPIGSFLACVYLSMRRGIGGLERVIVVSQVAIGLSLISFSLSRQVELSIIILVFTGCFSILQITSSNMIIQTLVAEDKRGRVMSFYALATVGTIPFGNLLAGTLADKFGATHALIVCGSISILGALWFSTQLATVRRWIDR, encoded by the coding sequence ATGAAAATTTGGCATAGACAATTCGGGGAAAGCATTAGTAACATCACGTACCATTATTTACCTGCCTTGCGCTGGCGTAATTTTCGCCTGTTTTTTGGAGGACAGTTACTATCAATGTCTGGGACATTTATGACCCAGCAGTTAACTATTCCTTGGCTGGTATACGATTTGACTAAGTCTGCTTGGTTGTTGGGGGTTGCAGGGTTTGTTCAATTTTTACCTACTTTATTACTGATTCCCTTTTCGGGGATATTATCCGATCGCTGGAGTCGTCGTGACTTGTTAATGTTGGTGCAGATATTGGGAATTAGCGTTTCCTTGGCGTTAACAATTCTGACTTTTACTAAATGGATTACTTTTCCTAGCCTATTGGTACTGAGTGTTCTCAATGGTTTGCTGAAGGGCTTAGATATGCCCGTGCGTCATACAATCGTTACTGAAACCGTAGACGATCGCGCTGATTGGAGTAATGCGATCGCGCTAAATTCAGTCATGTTAAGTTCTTCTTTAGTATTGGGGCCTGCTATGGGCGGGATTTTGATAGCTACTTTGGGGGTAGAATACTGTTTTCTCTACGATACCCTCAGTTATATCCCTGCCATCCTCACCATACTAGCAATGCGGCTACCAGTTAGACCGATGGAAGCTCTTAGTGGTATTAGAGATACGTTGCTGAAATTATGGGAGGGATTTGAATATGTCCGCCAATTCTACGCCATTAAAGTCATGTTACTCATGCTGACGTTAAATGGTTTAGTGGGGATGTCTCATATTGCACTTATGCCTGTTTTTGCGGCTAAGGTTTTAAATGGAGATGCAACTACAATGGCACACCTCAGCACCTCAGCGCCTATTGGCTCGTTCCTGGCTTGTGTGTATTTAAGTATGCGGCGAGGAATTGGAGGCTTAGAGCGTGTAATTGTAGTATCTCAAGTTGCGATCGGTTTAAGTCTGATATCCTTTTCACTATCACGTCAAGTCGAGCTTTCCATCATCATACTTGTGTTTACAGGCTGCTTTAGCATCCTACAAATTACGAGTAGCAATATGATTATTCAAACCCTAGTTGCAGAGGATAAGCGCGGACGAGTTATGAGTTTTTATGCTTTAGCAACGGTGGGTACAATCCCCTTTGGAAATTTGCTAGCGGGAACTTTAGCTGACAAATTTGGTGCGACTCATGCCTTAATTGTCTGTGGTAGTATAAGCATTTTAGGTGCGTTATGGTTCTCTACACAATTGGCAACTGTAAGACGTTGGATTGACAGATAA
- a CDS encoding TauD/TfdA family dioxygenase codes for MGYKHIEVKQVAGYIGAEIGGVDLSRSLSDEQVQEIRKALLKWKVLFFRNQNIDHAAQVEFTSRFGEVTFAHPLGEPEPVPGFPQLKPVDRKLYERQYGFRTGGPWHTDVTAAINPPAASVLRAVNVPSFGGDTQWSNLVAAYEGLSAPLRALADTLKAEHRFNGRGYETRNNKFEERIAVNPLVSIHPVVRVHPETGERALFVNPGFVSRIVNVSPDESKYLLELFFKQVTKPAYTARFRWNSGDIAFWDNRATVHLAPQDLDHLDVERLLYRTTITGDVPVGVDGSRSEVVHGEAFSAELPSVFKQKAESQVAQPALSSN; via the coding sequence ATGGGCTATAAACATATAGAAGTTAAACAAGTAGCTGGTTACATCGGTGCAGAAATTGGTGGTGTAGACCTTTCCCGCTCTCTTTCTGACGAGCAAGTACAAGAAATTCGTAAAGCATTATTAAAGTGGAAAGTCTTATTCTTTCGTAACCAAAACATCGATCATGCTGCTCAGGTCGAGTTCACATCTCGTTTTGGCGAAGTAACTTTCGCTCATCCCTTGGGAGAACCAGAACCAGTTCCCGGATTTCCTCAACTCAAACCTGTAGACCGTAAGCTTTATGAACGCCAGTATGGTTTCCGCACTGGCGGCCCTTGGCATACAGATGTCACAGCAGCCATTAACCCACCAGCCGCGTCAGTTTTACGCGCAGTGAATGTTCCTAGTTTTGGTGGTGACACTCAGTGGAGTAACCTTGTTGCCGCCTATGAAGGACTATCTGCACCCTTACGTGCATTAGCAGATACATTGAAAGCAGAACATCGCTTCAATGGGAGGGGATATGAAACCCGCAACAACAAATTTGAAGAGCGCATTGCTGTTAATCCCCTAGTTTCCATTCACCCAGTCGTCAGAGTTCATCCTGAGACTGGTGAACGAGCTTTGTTTGTTAACCCTGGCTTCGTCTCCCGCATTGTGAATGTCTCCCCAGACGAGAGCAAGTATTTACTGGAGTTGTTCTTTAAGCAAGTCACTAAACCTGCCTACACCGCTCGCTTCCGTTGGAACAGTGGTGATATAGCTTTCTGGGACAACCGCGCCACGGTGCATTTAGCTCCACAAGATTTGGATCATTTGGATGTGGAACGTCTGCTTTATCGCACCACCATCACAGGTGATGTTCCTGTAGGTGTTGATGGTTCTCGTTCCGAAGTTGTTCACGGTGAAGCCTTCAGCGCGGAATTACCAAGTGTATTCAAGCAAAAAGCTGAGTCTCAGGTAGCACAACCAGCACTTTCATCAAACTAA